The Theobroma cacao cultivar B97-61/B2 chromosome 2, Criollo_cocoa_genome_V2, whole genome shotgun sequence genome includes the window TTGAAGATATTAAAACACTTtctaaattatattaaaaattagcaaaaacagaaaaatcaaaaaattaccatttaataattcaacttattttaattcttttggtTTCTACAGAAACTACAGAGACAGCTTTTTCAACAatgaaaattgtaaaaataagACTCCAGAACAAAATGGATAATAGATATGAATTATAAAGAATAAGAAGTTCAATTAGCACAATGGAAAACGCTTTCAACTCCCAAGCGTTTCCCCCACTCCTTACCATTTACGATTTGGTCAATGGTCGACTGTCGGACCCTCCCAAAACTCACTGTCGATCGCTGCACATCCCCAAAGGTAGTCCACATCAGACCCAAGTGCGGCGTGAAGAAAACCTTTAGCCGCATGGCTTTCATGGCTTCTCTCAAGCCATATAAGACAAAACCTAACCACTACTCTCACCCCGTGCTCTCAAAAAGTCATTCTGCTCAATAGCTGCAAAAGACAAGCCGTCTGTGATCCCTTCATCACGTGATCTAATCATCTACAAGGATCGTCCGGCTTCGGCATTTTTTGAGGACAAGATCCAGAAGCTTGCCCAGCCTTTCACTCACTCCATCATTGGGAAATTTAGTCGCATGCCAAAACTATAAAAGATTTGCCAAGAGGTCAAAGGAATTGGTCTTACGAGTGCCTATGCAATACGGTGGTTAGGTTACAAGCACGTATTGGTTTATTTATCAAATGAACAAGATTTTAATAGGATCTGGATTAAGTAGCAGTGGTTCATTGCGAATCAGAAAATGAGGGTGTTCAAGTGGTCTCCAGATTTTGAGGCAGAAAAAGAATCGATGATTGCTCCTATTTGGATCTCTTTTCCCAACCTAAAAGCCCATCTATATGAAAAATCAGCATTATTGTTAATTGCCAAAACTGTGAAAAAATCACTATTTATTGATGAGGCCACCGCTAATGGTTCTAGACCTAGTGTGGCTCGGGGTTGCATGGAATATGATTGCAGGAAGGCTCCAGTTGATCAGGTTTGGATTGTGGTTAAAGATCGAGTCACTAGGGCTGTCATTGGAGGCTACGCAGAGCGGGTTGAGTTTTCAAAAATGCCAAAATATTGTGATCATTGTTGTCATGTGGGACATTCGGTTTCAAATTGTTTGGTGTTAAGAAATTGGCCAAAAAAGCAAGGGAAGCCTCCGGGGAATAAGCCTTTGAAAGATGATGGAAGAGAGTCACAGAAGACAGATGCAGATTTGCtgtaaaaagaagaaaaaatcaaaaatcaaaaatatcGAAGATTCAACCAAAATAGAGTATGAAATGGAAACCGATTGGCAAGCCGGGAAAAAACGGAGTAAAGGATGCCACAGGTCGGGAACCTGATGTAAAAGATCAGGGAAAGGAACCAGTGTCACTGTTGAATATATTTGGAGTGATTGAATTGTGTGAAAGGGCAAATCCGAAGAAACATGTAGAACAGGGGCGAATAGAGCATATGAACAGTACCATGCTcgccaaaaaaaattacaacagCAACCGAACATGCTGCAGCCGACCATGCAGCAACTGGGAATCTGAGACACGTTGAAGGAGGAGATCTCAGTGGTTTGAAAGGCAATACAATAGGTGATAGTAAGAAGTAGGGAAGGATTAACGTAGATCAATACCGGCGATCAACAGATGGTAGAGTGGTGGATAACTCACAGACGACAAAGGATCTCTCAACGAGTATTCAACACTCTGGTAATTTTGACTACATTTAATGAGCAGTAGATCATGCTCAAAATGTCACAACCAGAAaacatagaaagaaaaaaaaaaaggaaacagcACCAGTGCAGATAATAGAATCAAAGATTGGGTAGCATTCGAAGAgtcaaaaacaatatttggaGCAAGCACCATAAGCAGTTCGATGAATTTCGATAATGAATCCTAAGGATGTTATGGCTCGAAGATACGACTTTTGCATAAGCCCCATGAGCTTGTTCAAGTGAGCCAGGAAGTAGAAATGGATGGACACCAAATGTCGACTGTAGAAGCAGTGGATGCCAAGGAAAGCAGTGCTGAATGTTCGAATATTCCACGATCCGAGCTAGAGCAGGATAAAGGACCGACCGTCTACGTGCAATCTCCCATGCACTCCCATGCAAACATTGAAGTTCATCCTTTGGTGCGGTGCAAGTGGAAATCTGATAGTGCACTCTCGGTTGGGCGAAGTGTAAGTTCTGCCTCTGATGAATAAATGAACGATGAAGAGATAGATGGAATGCAGGAAAATGTTTCCATCACTGCATGCTTTCCTGCCAGAACTTCCCATGATTCATGCTTTAATTTGGAATGTTCAAGGCATTGCAGGTAAAGTGATTcaaagaaagatgaaaaaattaaaaatgatgcataatattaaatttctagtTGCATTGGAACCTATGGTGCATGCTAGTAAAATGGAGCATGTTAAAAAAAGACTTGGTTTTGATATGATTATCACTAAATGTTCTCATAAAATATGGCTAGTTTGCTCTAATGATATCTGTTGTGAAGTGGGGAAGGACCAGGTTTAATGTCTACATGTAAAATTATCTTTCCATTGGCTTCCCTAACCAATATATGATTCCTTTGTTTAGGCCAAATGTACCCAACTTGAATGAACAGAGCTTTGGAATAGTATCCGATCCTTTTTTACTTAAATGCAAGCTCCTTGGATAGTGGGTGGAGATTTTAACTCCATTGTCAGTGGTGATGAATGGTTGTATGGTGCAGTTCCTCATGATGGATCCATGGAAAACTTTGCTACCACTTTGCTTGACTGTGGTCTGCTGGATGATGGGTTTGAAGGCAGCAGCTATACTTGGACTAACAACCGGATGTTTTCGCGACTAGATAGGGTAGTCTATAATCCAAAATGGGTCGAATGCTTCTCCACTACACGAGTTCAACATCCGAACCGGGATGGGTCTGACCACTATCCTCTTTAAATCTCCTGTTTTAATGCAAATCAAATGGGTCCTTCAACATTCCGCTTCTTGCATGCATGGACAAAACACCatgattttcttaactttGTAGAAAAGAGTTGGCAAATTCCTTTACAAGCTCTAGGACTGCAGGCATTTTGGCACAAACAACAACGACTTAAACGATATTTGAAATGGTGGAATAAGTAGATTTTCGAGGACATCTTTAAGAACCTTCGGTTAGCGAAATTAGAagcagaagaaagaaaaatgaatttccaACAAGATTCTTCAGTAATTAACAGAGACCATATGCACAGAACTTATGCTAAACTCAACCGCCAATTAAGTATTGAAGAACTTTTCTAGCAACAAAAATCTAGAGTCAAATGGTTGGTAGAAAGGGAAAGTAacacaaaattttttcatatgaaaatgcgaaaaaagaaagtaagaaaTCACATTTTTCGAATTCAAGACCAAGAGGGGAACATCTTTGAAGATCCTCatctaattaaaaattttgccattaattttttccaaaaattgtTGAAGGCAAAACATTGTGACATATCCAAGTTCGACTCCTCTATTATTCCTCGAATTATCTCCAACATTGATAATGATTTTTTGTGTGCAGCCCCATCGCTTTAGGAAGTCAAGAAagcaatttttaatattaataaagatAGTGTTGCTGGCTCAGATGGTTTCTCATCTCTTTTTTACCAACATTGTTGGGATATAATCAAGCAAGATCTTTTTGAAACAGTGCTGGATTTTTTCAAAGGGACCTCACTTCCACGTGGTATTACTTCTACAAACATTAGTCCTGCTGCCTAAAAAGCCAAATGCCTACCAATGGAATGATTTTCATCCCATTAGTTTATTTACTATCTTAAATAAGATAGTAACTAAACTTTTGGCGAACCGACTATCCAAAATTCTTCCATCcatcatttcaaaaaatcaaagtgGTTTCATCAAGGGCCGGCTTATAAGTGACAATATCTTATTAGCACAGGAACTAATCAGCAAACTCGATACTAAATCAAGGGGAAGTAATGTGATATTAAAATTGGATATGGCAAAAGCATATGATCGTCTGAATTGggattttctttatttaatgcTAGAGCATTTTGGTTTTAATGCACAATGGATAAATATGATTAAAGCATGCATTTCCAACTGTTGGTTCTCCGTACTTATCAATGGTTCTTTGGTGGGCTATTTCAAATCCGAGAGGGGACTACGGCAGGGTGATtcaatctcttctcttttatttattctgGCTGCAGCATATTTGTTAAGGggaattaattatttatttagtcGATATAAGTCTTTGCAATATTTATCTAGCTGCCTAATGCCGATTAGTCACCTCACCTTTGCTGatgatataattatttttactaatgGATGTTGCTCAGCCTtgcagaaaattttgaattttttaaaggaatatGAACAGGTCGCTGGATAGCAAATTAATCATCAGAAAAGATGCTTTATCACAACTAATGGTTATGCACTATTTATGAGGCAAATCATATCACATACCACTAGTTTTCACCACAAAACACTCCCTATCACCAATCTAAGAGCTCCTTTATATAAAGGACATAAAGAGGtattccttttttattctttaattactAAGATTCGAGATCATATTTTAGGTTGGGagaataagatttatcaaCTGGGGGTCGAATCACGTTATTGAGAAGTGTTTTATCCTCACTTCCAATGTATTTGCTGCAAGTTCTCAAACCACCAACGACAGTGATTGCGAAAATAAAGAGGCTTTTTAATAGCTTCCTTTGGGGTGATTCAAATGAAAGTAAGAAAATGCATTGAGCGGCTTGGACTAAAATCACTTTCCCATGCTCGGAAGGGGGACTTGATATCAAGAATTTGAAAGATGTGTTTGAGGCATTTACGTTGAAATTATGGTGGAGATTTCAAACATGCAATAGCCTATGGACACATTTTTTGAGAACAAAATACTACCGTGGCCGAATACGTCACTATATGCAACCGAAACTACATGACTCCCAAGTGTGGAAGCGGATGGTAGGAGGTCGAAATGTGGCAATCCAAAACACTCGATGTAGGATAGGAAAAATGGAGCTATTTTTCTAGCACGATTGTTGGATGGGAGACCAACCTTTGGTAACCTTGTTCCCTTCATTTCAAAATGATATGTCttttgttaataaattttataatgatGATAGTTGGGATGTGGATACATTGAAATTATATCTGCCTATGAGACTAGTTGATGAGATATTACAGATTTCTTTCGATAGATCACAGGAGGATGTAGCTTATTAGGCCTTAACTTCCAATGGGGAGTTCTCTACCTAGAGTGCTTGGGAGGCAATTAGGCAACAACAATCACCAAATGCTTTAGGATCATCTATTTGGCACAGAAGCATTCCATTatctatttcctttttcttatgGAGAGTATTACATAATTGGATTTCGGTTGAACTTCGGATGAAGGGAAAAGGTATTCATTTGGCCTCTAAATGTGTATTTTGCAACTTTGAAGAGTCCTTAATACATATCCTTTGGGAAAATCCGATAGCAAAACAGGTTTGGAATTTCTTtgcaaaattctttcaaatctaTGTTTCAAATCCTCAACATGTTTCTCAAATTATATCAACATGATATTATTCTGGTGATTATATTAAAAAGGGTCATATCTGTATTTTACTCCCAATATTCATATGCTGGTTTTTATGGTTGGAAAGAAATAATGCAAAGCACAAGCACTTGAGTATGTATCCTGACAGAGTGGTATGGCGAATTATGAAACTATTAAGATAGTTACATGAAGGTTCTCTCTTGAAACAATGGCAGTGGAAAGGAGATATAGACATAGCAACTACGTGGGGTTTTAAGTTCCCCCTCTAAACATTGTGCACGCcctcaaattttttattggatAAAGCCATTTATAGGTGACCATAAATTGAATGTAGGTGGCAGCTCCCGGAATTATCAGAATGCAGCAAGTTGAGGGGAACTCAGCGATCATACAAGTAAGTTCGTTTTTGGCTTCTCAGAGAATATTGGTCCTTGTAATTCTTTGCAGGCAGAACTACATGCATTACTTCGAAGGCTACTCTTATGCAAAGAACGAAATATTGATAATCTGTGGATAGAAATGGGTGCGCCGGTGGTGATTCAGATGATTCAGTAATCTCAAAAAGGGTCCCACGATATACGATATTTGTTGGAGTCTATACAGAAGTGCCTGCGTAGTATCTCTTATAGAATTTCACATGTCTATTGGGAAGGTAACCAAGCAGCGAATTTCCTGTCAAATAAAGGATACACACATCAGGATCTTTGTGTATTTACTGAAGCATAAGGTGAATTACATGGTTTGCTTAAGTTAGATGAATATAATTTACCTTATGTTCGATTTAAATAATTGTAAAGGAATAGTACTccttatttataatttttgttattttaaagtccattttattttcttatttcattGTAATAATGGGGGATCTCTACTTTACTGTAGCATCAAAAGTTATGCACGTAAATTGGAATTTCCTGCTCTAAGTGTTTTTTGGATTCTGTCACATGCTTATGTAATTTTGAAGGTACGGTTTAGGTCCCCCTCTTTTTgtatctttattttaattaataaaattcaacagggTAACTGGGCCTTGCggaaattttcaatattaaaaaaaaaacaaaatagataACAAGTTTCTTGCAGATAATTAGTTATTTATATTGAGAAAGACATTACTAGTATTTTCAGTACAAAGTCAATAATTGATATATTTGAATTCAGAAAATATCGTCGAACACAACTTTCTTAAATGACTactataagttttttttttatttttttatttacatattatataaaattattatctattatgaattttttgacCGTTAGTTAAGTtcaatatattagttttaaaattttttaatttttattcttttttgtttttgaccCTTAAACAAAAATTGCTAGTTCCGTCCTGATTACTGTCTCATTGAATTCAAACTAATAATTTAAGGGTTGacacaattaaatattttaggcCGAAGAGACGAGAATAAGGTCGAACCGACAGTTAGATTGAAGACAAATTTAAAGGGGTTCTAAATTTTGGGCTTATACTTCAAGCAAGTAGGCATtagaaaaaggcaaaaaaaatgACCCTGCTGGCTCTATAAAAGGCAACTTGGAAAAGCTGGGAAGACAGCAATAACCTCTTTGGGAAAGCTACAATGGCACTAGAGATTATCATAGCGATGctcttctttctctcactTAGGCATTGGTGTAGAAACAGCAACTCCCACATTACAAATTGGCCTATTGTTAGAATGATGGCAGCGCTTCTTTGCAACCCAGGGcgaatttttgagtttttcaCCCCTCTTCTTAATTTGTGTGGGGGAACTTTCAAGTTTGAGGGATTTTGGTTTCCTAGCTTGGACTTTGTTCTCATCAGCAACCCCGTGAATATCTATCACATTTTGTGTAGGAACTTTGATAACTATGAGAAGGGTTCAGAGTTCAGGGAAAGTTTTGAACCCTTCGGAGAAGGTATTTTCACTTCAGATTCACATAAATGGAGAAGCCAAAGGAAGGTTTTGCATTCATTGACGAAGAATAATGGGAAGTATGCGCTCTATTTGGATAGAAGTTTCTGGCAAAGCTGGAGAAAAGTCTAATCCCAGTCCTTGAACATGTAGTGAAACAGGGGAGCCAAGTGGACCCTGAAGATGTACTTCAGCGGTTCGACTGCGACCACATATGCTTGTTAGCATTAGGTTTTGACCCGAAATCTCCATCTACTGAATTTCCAAAAGTTTCGAGCAAAGTGGCATTCGAGGAAGTAGAGGAGGCTTTGCTGCATAGGAATATCCTGCCTGTAAGCATTTGGAGGTTGCAAAGATGGCTTCAAATCGGAGAGGAGAAGAAGTTGAGTATAAGTTTAAAACATCGCGGATGATTTTGTGTGTAGGTGTATTTCgttgaaaagagaaaaactaaGATGCAAAACAAAGGTGGAAGACAATGATTTCGACTTGTTGACAGCCTTTACGGtcgaagaagaaggagaaatgAGTAGACTCGAAAAATCTGATAAGTTTCTAAGAGACACTGCATACAGTTTCATTACAGCAGGCAAGGACACTATAAGCACTGGCCTTTCTTGGTTTTTCTGGCTTATTGCAACACATCCATACGTAGAAAGCAAAATTTTAGAAGAGATCAAGGGGCATTCCCCAGCAAGGAAAGATAGGAACCTGATGCCTTTTACCGGGGAAGAGATGAACAAATTCGCATGCCCACATGCAGCCTTATGTGAAACATTAAGGCTATACCCACCATTACCTGTCACTAGTAGAATTGCAATTAAATCAGAAGCGGAAATCGTGTTGATGAGGGAGCAAGgatctttatttctttctattcAATGGGAAGGACGGAAGAAATATGGGGTAAAGACTGTTCAGAATTCAAGCCGGAAAGGTGGACATCGGAGCGTGGAGATCTCATACCTGTACCATCTTACAAGTTCATACCATTTAGTGCAGGGCCAAGAGTTTGTTTAGGGAAGGACTTGAGTTTCAAACAGATGAAGACTGTGGCAATTAACGTACTTTGGAATTCCCAAGTTGAAGTTTTGGAGTGCCAAACTGTTTTCCCAAGCAGTCAGTCAACCGGACTTCACTTTGAAAATGGTTTGGAGGTTAGAATCAAGAAAAGATATGTTTAATTGGGGAGTTACAATAATGAAGGATAATGTTGCATTAGGAGCTTAGGTTGAATATAGTTCAGAATTAAGTTGGCCATTGGCCATCTTCATAATGATACATATGCTAGCTATATCATAAAAACGGAGTTATCTCTTCACAACATTGTATAGATAAACATTGAAATTGATTCAATCTTGggaataatatttaaaacggtctattataacaaaaaatatgtaaatttttttcacatgATGTAGGGATCATATAGCTTGGTGTaagttattaaaattggtACAAGACTTTTTTTCTAGAACATAAATATTCCACCAATTTACATATGCCTGGCTCTACTATGGAATGCGATTGGTGAAAGATGGAGCGATGCAAGGCCGGTGTGAATGCCATTTGAGCTTTCCGTGCATGTGGCAGGCTACAGGCAGGGTCAAAAGGTTGTGTTGCTTCGACATACACAAGGCTGCGTACGAGAGCTTGGTTGATAGCGGTCGAACAACGTCTCTACCTAGATAACATCTGCGTTAATAATTCAGCCGCTGACAAGGATCAAAGTGAGCACCCCATCTGTTATTGTATAATAAATAATACCTAAACTAAAAGTCaagggtaaaaaaaaaagactaatCAGTTATTTCTTTCGTCTTCCCAAACAGGCCAGTATTAGCCGTAATGTAACTTATTGTTTAGAGAACTATTTAGGTCAATGAGAAGAGGACAAACAAACATTCTCAAGACAAAAGAATCCTTGCAGAAAAAGTATTATGTGCCTGTTCACCAATGTCCGGAGTCAGTGCTCAAATAAGAACAGGAAAAGAGATCATCGCATGCATTTGTCTGAAGATTGCGGGATAAATGATTGAGCAAAAAGTaaagacaaaagaagaaagcaaatcATAAGATTTTCAAATGGTAATTCAGTAAATTTTTGCCGGTTGCAAATGGTTGTCCTGACAAGGTATAACGTCCAATAAAGTACAATGCTTCCCCAAAAAAAGGaattataaaagaagaaaggtgCTTTGTATATCTACATGACATATGCTCTCTCTGCATTGTAAATTTGTGATTGCTTCTTTGAAGATGCTTATACCCGTTTGTCCCCTGCATGAtgtaaaaaacaataaaattaacatgttaattaagaaaatggaaaagatgGCTTGCTGAGACTGAGATATAAAGGAAACTTGCCACACCTGCACTTTTCAATGTATATCAGTTGAGGTCACATTTTCTTTCCATCAATATATATCTCGGGGATGTGAGCAATCCTTGGCCAATTTTTGCTTGTTTTGTTTTGGCATGTATCCATTAACAGTGGACAACCCGAAATTTCTAGGTACTGTAATGCATTCAGAGAGCACAGTGCTTGTGGTAGAGATACCAACTGAGGACAATCAAAGATTTCAAATCTTTGAAGTACAGTCAGATTGCAAATCCATTCTGGTAAACTCTTCAAATTGGAACAGCTTGAAATCTGCAAATATTTCAGTGTTGTGACATGTTGAAGACCATCAGGGAGAGAATTTAGTTTTGGCATGTCACCAATTTTCAATGTGCGAAGGCTCCTGAGGAATCGCAATTCCATGACGTTCTCTTCCACATCTTTTGACAGATCAAGTTCTCTGCACTCTTTGATTTCAAGCTCTTCAAGGGCtgttagatgtctaaaacctTTGGAAAGTGACTTTAGCATGTCACAACCACTGATAAAGAAAAACCTGAGAGAATTCAATCCTTCCTCAGGTAGGCATACCAATTTAGGGCAATTTGCTATGGATAGATGCTGAAGAGATGTAAGATGATGAAGCCCCTTCTCTGGAAATGACACCAAATCCATGATGCTATCAATATGCATAACCTTCAATTTGGAAAGATATAGTGGGTACGACAAATGTGCCGCTGCTGCCATTGGGATTGGTTCTGTTTCTGCTGCTATCATCACTGACTGTTGTAAGAGCTTTGCACTCACGCACTTTAGCTCCAGTTCTTCCAAAAGAGGATGCAATGGCATATATGTCAGGTTAGTGCAAATCACAATAGTTAGTTTTGAAAGACAAGGGAATGAAGTCATTGATTCCCTCTGCTGCAATGGCCTTTGCGATGATGCTGCCGCTAGGCCAAGATTATCATTAGCAATTGCAGTGACTTCCCTCCACCATCCCTTCAGATTACGCAAGTCAAAAAGCATTAGTTGCTTTAGGCAAGGGAAGAATGCTGTTGATTCTTTACCTTCTGTTCCTCCTTTCAACCGATTGCCTCCAAATGATAAAGATGATGACTCAGCACCGCTATCTTCAATGTACTCCACTGCTGTTACCACTTCAAGCCTGAGCACCCTAAGCTTGGGAAGATGACTGAACAATGGGAGATGTAAGCATCTGTTGCATCTCCATAAGGTGATTTCAAGTAGGTTTGGGAGTACCAATGACATGTCAGAAAGCATCCACTTCGGGAAACTTCCTGCTCTATATCCATAAATATGAAACTCTTGAAGATTTGAATGCGGCTGGAGGCCTTCCaaaatttcttcatcttcttcaaaaGTTGTATGATCATTAACTTCTCGGCTCCATTCTAATGTCAAGACCTCAAGGTGCTGTTTGCCTTTCGAGTTTGCTTCCTTGCATTCTGATACAACATTTTTCAAGTTTTCCAGCTTTGCTATCATTACTTCTCCCCTCAGGTCATTTAGGTCTTTCAATTCCCTTAGACCCCCACTAGGCCTTTTGAAGGAATCCATGCCCACTACGAATCGTGTTAATGTCTGAAGTGACGTTAGCTGCCCAAGCCCAGATGGCATACGTGTCAAACCGGTACATTGACCAGTCTCAAGATGCCTAAGACTGGTCatgtttcttaattttctcGGCAGCTCTTCTAGTCTCTTACAAGAACAGAGTTTCAGTGTCTGCAAATTAAGCAACTCAGTAATGGAACTTGGGAGTCTTCTGATGACTTCATTCTTGGAGAGATCAAGGTACCTCAAATGTTTCAACGTACCAATGGAACTTGGGAGAATGTCAATGCCTGTATTATGTAGATCTAATAAACGCAGAAGACTAAAACTTGAAATGACAGTTTCGTGATCAACCTTGTCCAAAATTACACGATGAACAGGTTGCACAGGAAGAAGAAATGTCCGTATCTTGTTCGCTTTGAGCAAGGGGGTCGGGATTTTCCAGGATGAATCTAACTCAGCATTGAATGATACATGCCGAATTCTTTCAGATATGTTTTTACAATCCAGATCTACCATTGAGCTGTCACTCCCTGCGACTAGTTGAGCAAGGTCATGCATGAGATCATGCATTTTGCAACTTATTACGTTGCCCCATTCATCATATTCTACATCTTGAAAAAAGGACCGCCTTAGGAGATCCATGAAATATTGGTCCCCTAATTCCTCAAGACGTTGCATTCCTTGCAGCGAATGAATAAACCCTTCTGCCATCCAAAGTGTGATCAGCGTTTGCTTGTTAATTTCATAGTCTCTCGGAAACAAGGAACAGTAAGCAAAGCACTGCTTCAAATATGATGGCAGCTGTTCATAGCTCAACTTCAGTATGGGTAGGACGTCATCTTTTTGAGTGATCATCAAAAGTTGGCCCTCTTTCAAAGAGAGCCACTCTGTTTCTGTATCTTTGGTATATAGAACACCTCCTATGGTCCTTATGGCAAGGGGATTTCCAGCACATCTTTTGACAATGTCCTTCCCAATCGCTATTAATCTTGAATTATTTGGCTCTCGCCCTTCTTTAAACGCCATCTTTTCGAACAAGGACCAAGACATGTCCTCTGGAAGACCTTCCAACAGATACGGTTCCGTTGTGCCTGTAATGGAAGCAACCACTTGAGCACGAGTCGTAACTATTATCTTACTTCCCCTTGCACCATTCATTAACAAATCTCTCAAATTTCGCCACCTCTCCCGATTATCATTCCATACGTCATCTAAGATGAGCAAATATTTTCTGCCATCAATCCTTTTACGAAGGTGAGTTTGCAAGGAATCCATCTCaagattttcaaattttgcatTAGTTGCAGACTCCAACATCTTTTGGGCAATTAATTTCACATCAAAAACATCAGAAACACACACCCATATTCTCAACTCAAAGTGTTTCACAATTTTCTCATCATTGTACACTAGTTGGGCTACAGTGGTCTTGCCTTGTCCCCCTATCCCAACAATTGGTATGACTGAAACATTGTCCGCCACATCAGAGTCCAACAATCTTTTCATGATGGCTTCTTTGTCACCCTCCCTCCCAACTACACCTTCCTTTCGCACGAAAGAATGTGTCTGCTTCCTCTCTACCTTTACAACTGGTATGCTTACAAGGGACCGGTCTGTAAAGTGGTATTTGGTTTTATCTGCAGCTATTGCATCTAGTCTCTGCCTAATGGCCTTGATTTGATGACCTATCTTAAGATTGTACGCTACTTGGTTAGCTTTCGAAAATAGAAAGCTTACCTGTTTCCCCCTTTTCCCCTGCATCATGACTTGGCGTTGCAAAACATGAGTTGAAAAGTCATCCAGCAAGTCATCTGCATCATAAACTGCATCTTTAAGCTTTCCAAGCCAGTCTATAACCTCGTGGCTCTTTGCATGCTGCTCCTCTGCATCCAAAAGTACAGCTTTGATGGTGGAAACTGTATTTTTCAGTTTCTCAAGCTCTTCTTTGACACCCCATATCAGTCCCATTTCCTGGAGAGTAAGGTTGCCTAGCTTTCCCAGGATCCCATCAGCTATATTGAACAAAAATGCTTCTGCCATTTCTCTTcacatccaaaaaaaaaaagtagtgtT containing:
- the LOC18609948 gene encoding putative disease resistance protein RGA1, with product MAEAFLFNIADGILGKLGNLTLQEMGLIWGVKEELEKLKNTVSTIKAVLLDAEEQHAKSHEVIDWLGKLKDAVYDADDLLDDFSTHVLQRQVMMQGKRGKQVSFLFSKANQVAYNLKIGHQIKAIRQRLDAIAADKTKYHFTDRSLVSIPVVKVERKQTHSFVRKEGVVGREGDKEAIMKRLLDSDVADNVSVIPIVGIGGQGKTTVAQLVYNDEKIVKHFELRIWVCVSDVFDVKLIAQKMLESATNAKFENLEMDSLQTHLRKRIDGRKYLLILDDVWNDNRERWRNLRDLLMNGARGSKIIVTTRAQVVASITGTTEPYLLEGLPEDMSWSLFEKMAFKEGREPNNSRLIAIGKDIVKRCAGNPLAIRTIGGVLYTKDTETEWLSLKEGQLLMITQKDDVLPILKLSYEQLPSYLKQCFAYCSLFPRDYEINKQTLITLWMAEGFIHSLQGMQRLEELGDQYFMDLLRRSFFQDVEYDEWGNVISCKMHDLMHDLAQLVAGSDSSMVDLDCKNISERIRHVSFNAELDSSWKIPTPLLKANKIRTFLLPVQPVHRVILDKVDHETVISSFSLLRLLDLHNTGIDILPSSIGTLKHLRYLDLSKNEVIRRLPSSITELLNLQTLKLCSCKRLEELPRKLRNMTSLRHLETGQCTGLTRMPSGLGQLTSLQTLTRFVVGMDSFKRPSGGLRELKDLNDLRGEVMIAKLENLKNVVSECKEANSKGKQHLEVLTLEWSREVNDHTTFEEDEEILEGLQPHSNLQEFHIYGYRAGSFPKWMLSDMSLVLPNLLEITLWRCNRCLHLPLFSHLPKLRVLRLEVVTAVEYIEDSGAESSSLSFGGNRLKGGTEGKESTAFFPCLKQLMLFDLRNLKGWWREVTAIANDNLGLAAASSQRPLQQRESMTSFPCLSKLTIVICTNLTYMPLHPLLEELELKCVSAKLLQQSVMIAAETEPIPMAAAAHLSYPLYLSKLKVMHIDSIMDLVSFPEKGLHHLTSLQHLSIANCPKLVCLPEEGLNSLRFFFISGCDMLKSLSKGFRHLTALEELEIKECRELDLSKDVEENVMELRFLRSLRTLKIGDMPKLNSLPDGLQHVTTLKYLQISSCSNLKSLPEWICNLTVLQRFEIFDCPQLVSLPQALCSLNALQYLEISGCPLLMDTCQNKTSKNWPRIAHIPEIYIDGKKM
- the LOC18609947 gene encoding alkane hydroxylase MAH1, with protein sequence MALEIIIAMLFFLSLRHWCRNSNSHITNWPIVRMMAALLCNPGRIFEFFTPLLNLCGGTFKFEGFWFPSLDFVLISNPVNIYHILCRNFDNYEKGSEFRESFEPFGEVKQGSQVDPEDVLQRFDCDHICLLALGFDPKSPSTEFPKVSSKVAFEEVEEALLHRNILPVSIWRLQRWLQIGEEKKLTFTVEEEGEMSRLEKSDKFLRDTAYSFITAGKDTISTGLSWFFWLIATHPYVESKILEEIKGHSPARKDRNLMPFTGEEMNKFACPHAALCETLRSGNRVDEGARIFISFYSMGRTEEIWGKDCSEFKPERWTSERGDLIPVPSYKFIPFSAGPRVCLGKDLSFKQMKTVAINVLWNSQVEVLECQTVFPSSQSTGLHFENGLEVRIKKRYV